Proteins encoded together in one Myxococcus stipitatus window:
- a CDS encoding metallophosphoesterase: MNDTRDTRIQAARSRAREAVAAGPSSAPANGVSRRRRLVLGDPQAEFDKVLRILDHQGLLGEDGWLRPDVRLVSVGDHFDWGSPRERDVAAASALELVAWLSAHPADQVVMLLGNHDLGRVGELAGFTDATFAVAQAEADRVYQGGHTDEAAERDFLARWPRVPSAELVARDFGNFREAQRAWVTHLLRVGRFRVAHAAGPGLVVLHAGVTHEDLDVVGLAPERRADADAVAGALNGAMDAAVRGWSGGALELAGLHLPGNAARGEGTGIFYQRPTLKPEDAERTHPTPRRRFDPRRLPAGLTQVLGHTRDKRTRESLGATALPPRDGVVRHLVMEGGRGDYAWGAPPPTGPGQAVLVFTDGGMRECPVEDYELFDLDTRAAVRVPR; this comes from the coding sequence GTGAACGACACCCGAGATACCCGCATCCAGGCCGCCCGCTCCCGCGCGAGGGAGGCGGTGGCGGCCGGCCCCTCCTCCGCGCCCGCCAATGGCGTGAGCCGCCGTCGCCGGCTCGTCCTGGGGGACCCCCAGGCGGAGTTCGACAAGGTCCTGCGCATCCTCGACCACCAGGGACTGCTGGGGGAGGACGGCTGGCTGAGGCCGGACGTGCGGCTCGTCTCGGTGGGGGACCACTTCGACTGGGGCAGTCCGCGGGAGCGCGACGTCGCCGCGGCCAGCGCGCTGGAGCTGGTGGCGTGGCTGTCCGCGCACCCGGCGGACCAGGTGGTGATGCTGCTGGGAAACCACGACCTGGGGCGCGTGGGCGAGCTGGCGGGCTTCACCGACGCGACGTTCGCCGTCGCGCAGGCGGAGGCGGACCGCGTCTACCAGGGAGGCCACACGGACGAGGCCGCGGAGCGGGACTTCCTCGCGCGCTGGCCCCGGGTGCCGAGCGCCGAGCTGGTGGCGCGGGACTTCGGCAACTTCCGCGAGGCGCAGCGCGCCTGGGTGACGCACCTGCTGCGCGTGGGGCGGTTCCGCGTGGCGCACGCGGCCGGCCCGGGCCTCGTGGTGCTGCACGCGGGCGTCACGCACGAGGACCTGGACGTGGTGGGGCTTGCTCCCGAGCGCCGCGCGGACGCGGACGCGGTCGCCGGGGCGTTGAACGGCGCGATGGACGCGGCGGTGCGGGGCTGGAGCGGCGGAGCGCTGGAGCTCGCGGGCCTGCACCTGCCGGGCAACGCGGCCCGTGGCGAGGGCACGGGCATCTTCTACCAACGCCCCACCCTGAAGCCGGAGGACGCCGAGCGCACGCACCCGACGCCGCGTCGACGCTTCGACCCCCGGCGCCTCCCCGCCGGGCTGACCCAGGTGCTGGGGCACACGCGCGACAAGCGCACCCGGGAGAGCCTGGGCGCGACCGCCCTGCCGCCGCGCGACGGGGTGGTGCGCCACCTGGTGATGGAGGGAGGGCGTGGGGACTACGCGTGGGGAGCACCGCCGCCCACGGGGCCGGGACAGGCGGTGCTCGTCTTCACGGATGGCGGCATGCGCGAGTGCCCGGTCGAGGACTACGAGCTGTTCGACCTGGACACCCGCGCCGCCGTCCGAGTCCCGCGCTGA
- a CDS encoding carboxypeptidase-like regulatory domain-containing protein, translating into MSLRRALLTAALAASSLLSACALRPTYQQVVQSPGVESLSPGQTVVLRVVDAAGAPVAGARILAGEGRTRLSATSDADGIVKLEVSGTLLKENPLVEVITPKGVSGYRLLPVPSGDAPAETAPEAPVTPEAPATPETSPSAPQTPAAPDAPAAATTPAPAT; encoded by the coding sequence ATGAGCCTTCGCCGAGCCCTGCTGACCGCCGCCCTCGCTGCCTCCTCCCTGCTCTCCGCCTGCGCGCTGCGCCCGACCTACCAGCAGGTCGTGCAGTCGCCTGGCGTGGAGAGCCTCTCGCCGGGACAGACGGTGGTGCTGCGCGTGGTGGATGCCGCTGGCGCGCCCGTGGCGGGGGCGCGCATCCTCGCGGGCGAGGGTCGCACGCGGCTGTCCGCCACCAGCGACGCCGACGGCATCGTGAAGCTCGAGGTCTCCGGCACGCTGTTGAAGGAGAACCCGTTGGTGGAGGTGATTACCCCCAAGGGCGTGAGCGGCTACCGCCTGCTGCCGGTTCCCTCCGGTGATGCCCCCGCGGAGACGGCGCCCGAGGCCCCGGTGACGCCCGAGGCTCCGGCCACTCCCGAGACCTCCCCGAGCGCGCCGCAGACCCCCGCCGCTCCGGACGCGCCTGCCGCCGCGACCACGCCCGCTCCGGCGACCTGA
- a CDS encoding LysR family transcriptional regulator, with the protein MDRMRAMELFLRVVETGSFTAAAQALRMPRTSATTELQALEAHLGVRLLHRTTRRVSLTNDGSLYYEEVRRLLKDLAEVESSLGRSAASTRGRIRVDVPAAAGRHLIAPALPAFFARHPDIVLELGSSDRPVDLVAEGVDCVVRGGDVHDESLVGRRLAHLPVVTCAAPGYLAARGTPRTPHELEGHVFVNYFSSRTGKVFEVDWRPPGAGPDARLVVRMARHLVAANDSDTWVALAVAGLGLLQTPCSAHVRACLERGELRLVMPGWRSEPLPSNILYPAARHLPARVRLFIDWLSELYTAEAQAAERFVADAEARALASP; encoded by the coding sequence ATGGACAGGATGCGGGCGATGGAGCTCTTCCTTCGCGTCGTCGAGACGGGCTCCTTCACAGCCGCGGCCCAGGCGCTGCGCATGCCGCGCACCAGCGCGACGACCGAGCTGCAGGCGCTCGAGGCCCACCTCGGCGTGCGGCTGTTGCACCGGACCACGCGGCGCGTGTCGCTCACCAACGACGGCTCGCTCTACTACGAGGAGGTCCGTCGCCTGCTGAAGGACCTGGCGGAGGTGGAGTCGAGCCTGGGGCGTTCGGCGGCGAGCACGCGTGGACGCATCCGCGTGGACGTCCCCGCCGCGGCGGGGCGCCACCTCATCGCGCCAGCGCTCCCCGCCTTCTTCGCGCGCCACCCGGACATCGTCCTGGAGCTGGGCTCGAGCGACCGTCCCGTGGACCTGGTGGCGGAGGGCGTGGACTGCGTGGTGCGCGGTGGCGACGTCCACGACGAGTCCCTGGTGGGGCGACGGCTGGCGCACCTGCCGGTGGTGACGTGCGCGGCGCCGGGCTACCTCGCCGCGCGTGGCACGCCGCGCACGCCGCACGAACTCGAGGGCCATGTCTTCGTGAACTACTTCTCCTCGCGCACCGGCAAGGTGTTCGAGGTCGACTGGCGTCCGCCCGGCGCGGGACCGGACGCGCGGCTCGTGGTCCGCATGGCGCGGCACCTCGTCGCCGCGAACGACTCGGACACGTGGGTCGCGCTCGCCGTCGCGGGGCTCGGGCTCCTCCAGACGCCCTGCTCGGCGCACGTGCGAGCGTGCCTCGAGCGCGGTGAGCTGCGCCTCGTCATGCCCGGCTGGCGCAGCGAGCCGCTCCCCTCCAACATCCTCTACCCCGCTGCCCGCCACCTGCCCGCGCGCGTGCGCCTCTTCATCGACTGGCTCTCCGAGCTCTACACCGCCGAGGCCCAGGCCGCCGAACGGTTCGTCGCCGACGCCGAGGCCCGCGCCCTGGCCTCGCCCTGA
- a CDS encoding MBL fold metallo-hydrolase encodes MRSLLAVLVTVPALALAQPAGVEKVPVTSTPVAGNVHLLVGAGGNIAVSVGPDGLLIVDDQFEPLAPKIHKALDKLSQAKIAYVLNTHWHGDHTGGNAVFGREGRIVAQREVRTRLAAGQDQGSRGVIAPAKKEALPVITYDTGMSLYFNGEEVRLTHLPAGHTDGDTLVYFTGSNVMHTGDQFVLDSFPFVDVASGGSLEGYVRNVEQVLQTLPPNVKIIPGHGALTDRAGMERFVAMLRETVSLVRAKRDAGKTLEQVKAEGLPEKYKVYGEGFIKQDFWLETVYRGLEKGAAKATDGK; translated from the coding sequence ATGAGAAGCCTCCTGGCTGTCCTCGTCACGGTGCCCGCGTTGGCCCTGGCCCAGCCTGCTGGCGTCGAGAAGGTCCCGGTGACGAGCACCCCCGTCGCTGGCAACGTGCACCTATTGGTGGGCGCGGGCGGGAACATCGCCGTGTCGGTGGGGCCGGATGGCCTGCTCATCGTCGATGACCAGTTCGAGCCGCTGGCGCCCAAGATCCACAAGGCGCTCGACAAGCTGAGCCAGGCGAAGATCGCCTACGTGCTCAACACGCACTGGCACGGCGACCACACGGGCGGCAACGCGGTGTTCGGGCGCGAGGGCCGCATCGTCGCGCAGCGCGAGGTGCGCACGCGGCTGGCCGCGGGCCAGGACCAGGGCTCGCGTGGCGTCATCGCTCCCGCGAAGAAGGAGGCCCTGCCGGTCATCACCTACGACACGGGCATGTCGCTGTACTTCAACGGCGAGGAGGTTCGCCTGACGCACCTGCCCGCGGGCCATACGGATGGCGACACGCTCGTGTACTTCACGGGCTCCAACGTGATGCACACCGGCGACCAGTTCGTCCTGGACTCGTTCCCCTTCGTCGACGTGGCCAGCGGTGGCTCGCTGGAAGGCTACGTCCGCAACGTGGAGCAGGTGCTCCAGACGCTGCCGCCGAACGTGAAGATCATCCCCGGCCATGGCGCGCTGACGGACCGCGCGGGCATGGAGCGCTTCGTGGCGATGCTGCGCGAGACGGTGTCGCTGGTGCGCGCGAAGCGCGACGCCGGCAAGACGCTGGAGCAGGTGAAGGCCGAGGGCCTGCCGGAGAAGTACAAGGTCTACGGCGAGGGCTTCATCAAGCAGGACTTCTGGCTGGAGACCGTGTACCGCGGCCTGGAGAAGGGCGCGGCGAAGGCCACCGACGGCAAGTAG
- a CDS encoding response regulator transcription factor → MLGALRDSLKAERAVAYGVDVGPDRYHVSYSFSSGFPQEPGAVFEALDAFMSQRESPWGWYDPARPAPVQRNRALHFRSLKESEAQQMPLHDVPAYEVGRRLGWSENELAAQRERVNSRSGAVFRQLGMERMAFLRTLVCEGPALLGWVGLTREEPFTDREQRLLQALTPTLQRRLTMETRLRESGLMSTALEVAMEALGRAAWVVSGSGRVVHANSAGRVWLERGEPELIEQLKRGAQGVPCSGPLSLTPLRTTGLPAHYLAIDTGTASSAAARVQALAARWSLTARESEVLTHIVQGETNKAIAGRLGCAERTVEVHVTHLLAKAQVESRSALIARFFQSS, encoded by the coding sequence GTGCTGGGGGCACTGCGCGACTCATTGAAGGCCGAGCGCGCGGTGGCTTACGGCGTGGACGTGGGGCCGGATCGCTACCATGTGAGCTATTCCTTCAGCTCGGGCTTCCCGCAGGAGCCCGGGGCTGTCTTCGAGGCGCTCGACGCGTTCATGTCGCAGCGGGAGAGCCCCTGGGGATGGTACGACCCGGCGAGGCCCGCGCCGGTGCAGCGCAACCGCGCGCTGCACTTCCGCTCGCTCAAGGAGTCCGAGGCGCAGCAGATGCCGCTGCACGACGTGCCCGCGTACGAGGTGGGGCGGCGGCTGGGCTGGAGCGAGAACGAGCTGGCGGCGCAGCGGGAGCGGGTGAACTCGCGCTCCGGCGCGGTGTTCCGGCAGCTGGGCATGGAGCGCATGGCGTTCCTGCGCACGCTGGTGTGCGAGGGCCCCGCGCTGCTGGGCTGGGTGGGGCTGACGCGCGAGGAGCCGTTCACCGACCGGGAGCAGCGGCTGCTCCAGGCCCTGACGCCCACGCTCCAGCGGCGGCTGACGATGGAGACGCGGCTGCGTGAGTCGGGGCTGATGTCCACGGCGCTGGAGGTGGCCATGGAGGCGCTCGGCCGCGCGGCCTGGGTGGTGAGCGGCAGCGGCCGCGTCGTCCACGCCAACAGCGCGGGCCGCGTGTGGCTGGAGCGGGGCGAGCCGGAGCTCATCGAACAGCTCAAGCGGGGCGCGCAGGGCGTGCCCTGCTCCGGGCCGCTGTCGCTGACGCCGCTGCGCACCACGGGGCTCCCGGCGCACTACCTGGCCATCGACACGGGCACCGCCTCCAGCGCCGCCGCGCGGGTGCAGGCGCTCGCCGCGCGCTGGTCCCTCACCGCTCGCGAGTCGGAGGTCCTCACGCACATCGTGCAGGGCGAGACGAACAAGGCCATCGCGGGCCGGCTGGGCTGCGCGGAGCGCACCGTGGAGGTCCATGTGACCCACCTGCTGGCCAAGGCGCAGGTGGAGAGCCGCTCGGCGCTCATCGCGCGCTTCTTCCAGTCGTCCTGA
- a CDS encoding DUF4105 domain-containing protein, translating to MTLRFPRPRGLLLLLSVLATGGPASASAPGDARATLDAHAGSSTSSAESGESTVNPHADSHARGMEGDAPRMDGPDTDALLSRVHVLERQGLLPRGPGWWDASRVADVEAGLAALPPAMRRFPGGALELVLHDESAPLGLGDGTPERPDWSEGRARFHLYRHQPSTDRRAMVRLSRLTDAEVERLWRRRAVVHAVVQRWDDALGWSRDARWRRLAGWLAPFERPLVWKEQARIHYAGAFSRALGQRSASLDLVTFAEELLVPVESLREDALGIDDRVRCQEFSKARAFAELVESSGLGALSWRAPCPAFDAWAELDLLSHFEVLLVAATGRQPESLFGHLLLRPVWREGPRVRGPTFERVVQLVALTGMEARGLGYVVKGMTGGYDTVFLTGTMGDLAHEALELEQRTIRRFHLRLTRGEEARMLERVWELERRGYLGYYFFTDNCATALLFLLNGVMEHGREVRAPGTLWVLPTATLDALARVEVLGKDGRAGPLLALVPDAFESTGDRAVRANAAREAALSSLEGKVEARWLARLRDLEGRLQSPEPEARREAYQELPALVRAVLGSAEEGARRSARELLHAYVAHAVRMERAAVDRAEGVRLRIERARLLTVKTALEGSAAAGIRERQRVFEREDVLQRKLAVLDRTTLFQQALATAPRRLPTPEELKALVRADRTEAAFAAATDAQGELNDGVLAEVDPTAFLAEDRRRKVEAESAWAASAMRDSGAARTVVSVGMDFPDVGGPRPVVSVRTAGMAEALGDARLHGFQSSSELRVLDGELSVEPRWGLPRLVSTDMTLVGYRTLQRDLPRFRESAWDSLGWGAEARVASDASRSLPYRATVQAEALVVVDEAERFSRFTALGIGGLAHVHWSDAMLTPAAGPRLSLAHRTGLPGFGASAVRVEAAYAPTWRVGDSHLTHEAAASLQMEWWLGRAGPFGVLLTPRAQVRWEGTLSPPVRHASRSASSSWWSGTTDRRLALGVEVR from the coding sequence GTGACGCTGCGCTTCCCTCGCCCGCGAGGCCTCCTGCTCCTGCTGTCCGTCCTCGCGACGGGCGGGCCGGCGAGCGCCAGCGCTCCCGGGGATGCTCGCGCAACGCTCGACGCGCACGCCGGGTCCTCGACCTCGTCCGCCGAGTCCGGTGAGTCGACGGTGAACCCCCACGCCGACTCCCACGCGCGGGGCATGGAGGGAGACGCGCCTCGCATGGATGGACCCGACACGGACGCGCTGCTCTCGCGTGTCCACGTGCTCGAGCGCCAGGGGCTCCTGCCGCGTGGCCCGGGGTGGTGGGACGCGTCACGCGTCGCGGACGTGGAGGCGGGCCTCGCGGCGTTGCCTCCGGCGATGCGGCGTTTCCCAGGGGGCGCCCTGGAGCTCGTCCTGCACGACGAATCGGCGCCGCTGGGACTGGGGGATGGAACGCCCGAGCGACCGGACTGGTCGGAGGGACGCGCCCGCTTCCATCTCTATCGCCACCAGCCCTCCACCGACCGACGCGCCATGGTGCGACTGTCTCGGCTGACGGACGCGGAGGTGGAGCGCCTGTGGAGGCGTCGCGCGGTGGTGCACGCGGTGGTGCAGCGTTGGGACGACGCGCTCGGGTGGAGTCGAGACGCCCGCTGGAGGCGGCTCGCGGGCTGGCTGGCTCCGTTCGAGCGGCCGCTCGTCTGGAAGGAGCAGGCCCGCATCCACTACGCGGGGGCCTTCAGCCGCGCGCTGGGCCAGCGGAGCGCGTCGCTCGACCTGGTCACCTTCGCGGAGGAGCTGCTCGTCCCCGTGGAGTCCCTGCGCGAGGACGCGCTGGGCATCGACGACCGGGTGCGGTGTCAGGAGTTCTCCAAGGCCCGGGCCTTCGCGGAGCTGGTGGAGTCCTCGGGGCTGGGGGCGCTGTCCTGGCGCGCGCCGTGTCCCGCCTTCGATGCCTGGGCCGAACTGGACCTGCTCTCCCACTTCGAGGTGTTGCTGGTCGCCGCCACCGGACGTCAACCGGAGTCCCTCTTCGGACACCTGTTGTTGCGCCCCGTGTGGCGCGAGGGCCCGCGCGTGCGTGGGCCGACCTTCGAGCGCGTGGTGCAACTGGTGGCCCTCACCGGCATGGAGGCCCGGGGGCTCGGCTACGTGGTGAAGGGGATGACGGGGGGCTACGACACCGTGTTCCTCACGGGGACGATGGGGGACCTGGCGCACGAGGCGCTGGAGCTGGAGCAGCGCACCATCCGTCGCTTCCACCTGCGCCTGACGCGAGGCGAGGAGGCGCGGATGCTCGAACGGGTGTGGGAGCTCGAGCGCCGGGGGTACCTGGGCTACTACTTCTTCACCGACAACTGCGCGACCGCGCTCCTGTTCCTCCTCAACGGCGTGATGGAGCACGGGCGCGAGGTTCGCGCTCCCGGGACGTTGTGGGTGCTGCCCACGGCCACGCTGGACGCGCTGGCGCGCGTGGAGGTGCTGGGCAAGGACGGCCGCGCGGGCCCGTTGCTGGCGCTCGTGCCGGACGCCTTCGAGTCCACGGGTGACCGGGCGGTGCGCGCGAACGCGGCGCGAGAAGCGGCGCTGTCCTCGCTCGAGGGAAAGGTGGAGGCGCGGTGGCTCGCGCGGCTGCGGGACCTGGAGGGGCGCCTCCAGTCCCCAGAGCCCGAGGCGAGACGCGAGGCGTACCAGGAGCTGCCGGCGCTCGTGCGCGCGGTGCTCGGCTCGGCGGAGGAAGGCGCACGGCGCTCCGCGCGCGAGCTGCTGCACGCGTACGTCGCGCACGCGGTGCGCATGGAGCGCGCGGCGGTGGACCGCGCGGAGGGGGTGCGACTGCGCATCGAGCGCGCCCGGCTGCTCACGGTGAAGACGGCGCTGGAGGGCTCCGCGGCGGCGGGCATCCGCGAGCGCCAGCGCGTCTTCGAGCGCGAGGACGTGCTCCAGCGGAAGCTGGCGGTGCTGGACCGCACGACGCTGTTCCAGCAGGCCCTGGCCACCGCGCCTCGTCGCCTCCCCACGCCCGAGGAGCTGAAGGCTCTGGTCCGGGCCGACCGCACCGAGGCCGCGTTCGCCGCCGCCACCGACGCGCAGGGCGAACTGAACGACGGCGTGCTCGCGGAGGTGGACCCCACGGCCTTCCTGGCGGAGGACCGTCGACGCAAGGTGGAGGCGGAGTCGGCATGGGCCGCGTCGGCGATGCGGGACTCCGGCGCGGCGCGCACCGTGGTGAGCGTGGGAATGGACTTCCCCGACGTCGGCGGCCCCAGGCCCGTGGTCAGCGTCCGCACCGCGGGCATGGCGGAGGCGCTGGGGGACGCGCGGCTCCATGGCTTCCAATCCAGCAGCGAGCTGCGCGTGCTGGATGGCGAGCTGTCCGTGGAGCCGCGTTGGGGCCTGCCCCGGCTGGTGTCCACGGACATGACGCTGGTGGGCTACCGCACCCTGCAGCGCGACCTGCCCCGCTTCCGCGAATCCGCCTGGGACTCGCTGGGCTGGGGCGCGGAGGCGAGGGTGGCCTCGGACGCCTCGAGGTCGCTGCCCTACCGCGCCACCGTGCAGGCGGAGGCGCTCGTGGTGGTGGACGAGGCCGAGCGCTTCTCCCGCTTCACCGCGCTGGGCATCGGCGGACTGGCGCACGTGCACTGGAGCGACGCCATGCTGACGCCCGCGGCGGGGCCCCGGCTCTCGCTGGCGCACCGCACGGGCCTGCCGGGCTTCGGGGCGAGCGCGGTGCGCGTGGAGGCGGCCTACGCGCCGACCTGGCGCGTGGGGGACTCGCACCTCACCCACGAGGCGGCGGCGTCGCTCCAGATGGAGTGGTGGCTGGGGCGCGCGGGGCCCTTCGGCGTGCTGCTCACTCCTCGCGCACAGGTTCGCTGGGAGGGGACGCTGTCTCCACCCGTTCGACACGCGTCACGGTCCGCGTCGTCGTCGTGGTGGAGCGGTACGACGGACCGCCGGCTGGCGCTAGGAGTCGAGGTTCGCTGA
- a CDS encoding aldo/keto reductase — protein sequence MTTHMSTRRLGRTGPTVSALGLGAMGMSDFYGPADETESIATIHAALDAGITLIDTGDFYGSGHNELLIREALKGRDRAKVVLSVKFGAMRDPGGGFGPVDLRPQSVKNFLAYSLKRLGTDYIDIYRPARMVGETPVEEVMGTLADMVKAGYVRHIGLSEVGASTLRRAAAVHPVCDLQIEYSLLSRGIEADILPTARELGIGVTAYGVLSRGLLSGHWKPERELTSRDFRVNSPRFQGDNLQHNLALVEALRQVAKARGIEVSQAAIAWVMSRGDDIVTLIGARSRKRLTEALGAAEVALTAEDLKAIEQAVPAGAAAGERYPKAAMAHLDSEKRA from the coding sequence ATGACGACCCACATGAGCACCCGTCGGCTCGGCCGCACGGGCCCCACCGTCTCCGCTCTCGGCCTCGGGGCCATGGGCATGTCCGACTTCTACGGGCCAGCGGACGAGACGGAGAGCATCGCGACGATTCACGCGGCGCTCGACGCCGGCATCACCCTCATCGACACCGGTGACTTCTACGGCTCCGGCCACAACGAGCTGCTCATCCGCGAGGCCTTGAAGGGCCGCGACCGCGCGAAGGTCGTGTTGTCGGTGAAGTTCGGCGCGATGCGAGACCCGGGCGGCGGCTTCGGCCCCGTGGACCTGCGTCCGCAGTCAGTGAAGAACTTCCTCGCGTACAGCCTGAAGCGGCTAGGCACGGACTACATCGACATCTACCGCCCGGCGCGCATGGTGGGCGAGACGCCGGTCGAGGAGGTCATGGGCACGCTCGCGGACATGGTGAAGGCGGGCTACGTGCGCCACATCGGCCTGTCGGAGGTGGGCGCCAGCACCCTGCGCCGCGCCGCGGCCGTGCACCCGGTCTGCGACCTGCAGATCGAATACTCCCTGCTGTCGCGCGGCATCGAGGCGGACATCCTGCCCACCGCGCGCGAGCTGGGCATCGGCGTGACGGCGTACGGCGTGCTGTCCCGGGGCCTGCTGTCGGGCCACTGGAAGCCGGAGCGGGAGCTGACGTCGAGGGACTTCCGCGTCAACAGCCCGCGCTTCCAGGGCGACAACCTCCAGCACAACCTCGCGCTGGTGGAGGCGCTGCGGCAGGTGGCGAAGGCGCGCGGCATCGAGGTCTCCCAGGCCGCCATCGCCTGGGTGATGTCGCGGGGCGACGACATCGTCACGCTCATCGGCGCGCGCTCGCGCAAGCGGCTCACCGAGGCGCTCGGCGCCGCCGAGGTCGCCCTCACCGCCGAGGACCTGAAGGCCATCGAACAGGCCGTGCCCGCCGGGGCCGCCGCGGGGGAGCGCTACCCGAAGGCCGCGATGGCGCATCTGGACAGTGAGAAGCGGGCGTAG
- a CDS encoding class I SAM-dependent methyltransferase: MFHRQGPTLLELAEQAFSSVERGYDLLAPKFDYTPFRTPDPVLQAAIEALGPPGSVRDALDVCCGTGAAMRFLRPLARERIVGFDLSQGMLEEAGRRLSGAPGTAALEFVRGDALELPFDAAFDVVTSFGAFGHILEEDEPRLVRGIARALRPGGRFLFVTGHPPSRLHPGFWMAKGFNAAMRVRNALWSPPFVMYYLTFLVPRARALLEAEGLTVEVRDGILPPPFTPLATVIATKR, from the coding sequence ATGTTCCATCGCCAAGGGCCCACCCTGCTGGAGCTGGCCGAGCAGGCCTTCTCGTCCGTCGAGCGCGGCTACGACCTGCTCGCCCCCAAGTTCGACTACACGCCGTTCCGCACCCCGGACCCGGTGCTCCAGGCCGCCATCGAGGCGCTGGGGCCACCGGGCAGTGTGCGCGACGCGCTCGACGTGTGCTGCGGCACGGGCGCGGCGATGCGCTTCCTGCGCCCGCTCGCCCGGGAGCGAATCGTCGGCTTCGACCTGAGCCAGGGCATGCTGGAGGAGGCCGGGCGTCGGCTGTCCGGCGCCCCTGGCACGGCGGCGCTGGAGTTCGTCCGGGGCGACGCGCTGGAGCTGCCCTTCGACGCGGCGTTCGACGTCGTCACGAGCTTCGGCGCGTTCGGGCACATCCTCGAGGAGGACGAGCCCCGGCTCGTGCGCGGTATCGCCCGGGCGCTGCGGCCCGGAGGCCGGTTCCTCTTCGTCACCGGCCACCCGCCCTCACGGCTCCATCCCGGCTTCTGGATGGCCAAGGGCTTCAACGCCGCCATGCGCGTGCGCAACGCGCTGTGGAGCCCACCCTTCGTCATGTACTACCTGACGTTCCTGGTGCCTCGCGCCCGGGCGTTGTTGGAGGCGGAGGGGCTCACCGTCGAGGTGCGCGACGGCATCCTCCCTCCGCCCTTCACGCCGCTGGCGACCGTCATCGCGACGAAGCGCTGA
- a CDS encoding GreA/GreB family elongation factor has protein sequence MSKAFTKEDSGGDDVVVPPRPRSESGEKRYITPEGYRALQEELVATQGPDVGAEGLTPMEADARRKERERRAQQLAATLEEVRVVEADASQAGRVFFGAWVELEDEDGARTRYRIVGPDEADVKSGRLSVESPLARALLGKEVGETVLVERPRGSVEYTVEAVDYTAR, from the coding sequence ATGTCGAAGGCATTCACGAAGGAGGACTCGGGAGGGGATGACGTGGTGGTGCCGCCACGCCCCCGGTCCGAGTCAGGCGAGAAGCGCTACATCACTCCCGAGGGCTACCGGGCCTTGCAGGAGGAGCTGGTGGCGACGCAGGGGCCGGACGTCGGCGCGGAGGGCCTCACGCCCATGGAGGCGGACGCACGCCGCAAGGAGCGCGAGCGCCGGGCGCAGCAGCTCGCGGCGACGCTGGAGGAGGTCCGCGTGGTGGAGGCGGATGCTTCCCAGGCGGGGCGTGTGTTCTTCGGCGCGTGGGTCGAGCTGGAGGACGAGGACGGCGCGCGGACGCGGTACCGCATCGTCGGTCCCGACGAGGCGGACGTGAAGTCGGGGCGGCTGAGCGTGGAGTCCCCGCTGGCGCGAGCGTTGCTCGGCAAGGAGGTGGGGGAGACGGTGCTGGTGGAGCGCCCCCGGGGCTCGGTCGAGTACACCGTGGAGGCGGTGGACTACACGGCGCGGTGA